Proteins from a single region of Drosophila biarmipes strain raj3 chromosome 3R, RU_DBia_V1.1, whole genome shotgun sequence:
- the LOC108031228 gene encoding uncharacterized protein LOC108031228, with protein MGSFFSRPKVSRDSLLAYKNFLRLYRMQHREMLPNDAFLNAARLWGTFSQAQRMRYAQMNCAISDVVMAEPKPGTAKTARKGVKKDAARKRTTKRNVTGAIGDAEVDDSPTSNGFLNFVDFYQENHGQISKPVALRQAGRVWSDMTKDQRDIFRSET; from the exons ATGGGTTCCTTTTTCAGTCGACCGAAAGTATCTCGGGACTCCCTCCTCGCTTACAAGAACTTTCTCCGATTATACAGAATGCAGCACAGAGAAATGCTGCCGAATGATGCGTTTCTGAATGCAGCCCGTCTTTGGGGCACCTTTTCTCAGGCTCAGCGGATGCGATATGCCCAGATG AACTGTGCTATATCCGATGTGGTTATGGCTGAACCCAAGCCGGGGACTGCCAAGACAGCTAGAAAAGGtgtcaagaaagatgccgCTCGTAAGAGGACCACCAAAAGGAATGTTACGGGTGCAATAGGTGATGCCGAAGTTGATGATTCGCCTACCTCAAATGGTTTTCTCAACTTTGTGGACTTTTACCAAGAGAACCACGGCCAGATATCGAAACCCGTGGCCCTGAGACAGGCGGGCCGCGTCTGGAGCGATATGACCAAGGATCAGCGCGACATTTTCCGCTCGGAGACATAG